The following coding sequences are from one Thermocrinis jamiesonii window:
- a CDS encoding alpha-D-ribose 1-methylphosphonate 5-phosphate C-P-lyase PhnJ: MKLNYNFAFLDETTKREIRRTILKAIAIPGYQVPFASRELPIAKGWGTGGLQITLSIIGPDDVLKVIDQGCDYSVNAVNIRKFIKAMTGVETTTDTTKATIIQTRHRIPEEPLRQDQILVLQVPYPEPLRLVEPSEEETRRMHAEMDYGKMYLYLYEDILRYGEITIGARYPVLVNKRYIMDPTPIPRWDVPKLNMADNLFLFGAGREKKIYAVPPYTTVEPLEFEDFKFRVEDFSGKACYKCGATDTFLDEIVEDGTGRRLYACSDTSYCEKRMEAIRHAGSSKSF, encoded by the coding sequence ATGAAGCTTAATTACAACTTTGCCTTTTTGGACGAAACCACCAAAAGAGAAATAAGGCGAACTATTCTAAAAGCCATAGCCATACCGGGCTATCAGGTTCCCTTTGCGTCAAGGGAGCTTCCCATAGCCAAGGGTTGGGGCACAGGAGGTCTTCAGATAACCCTGTCTATCATCGGTCCTGACGATGTGCTAAAAGTCATAGACCAAGGCTGTGATTACAGTGTAAATGCGGTAAATATTAGAAAGTTTATCAAAGCTATGACTGGCGTAGAGACAACTACTGATACCACAAAGGCAACGATCATTCAGACCAGACACAGAATTCCAGAAGAGCCTTTACGGCAGGACCAGATCCTTGTCCTTCAGGTGCCTTACCCAGAACCACTGAGGCTCGTTGAACCAAGCGAGGAAGAAACCAGAAGAATGCACGCGGAAATGGACTACGGAAAGATGTATCTTTACCTTTACGAGGACATCCTCAGATACGGAGAGATAACCATAGGTGCCAGGTATCCGGTGCTGGTAAATAAACGATACATCATGGACCCCACTCCCATTCCCAGGTGGGATGTGCCAAAGCTCAACATGGCGGACAACCTCTTTCTATTTGGAGCAGGAAGAGAAAAGAAAATATACGCAGTGCCACCCTATACTACAGTTGAGCCCCTGGAGTTTGAAGATTTCAAATTCAGAGTGGAAGACTTTAGTGGCAAAGCCTGCTACAAGTGTGGTGCGACGGATACCTTCTTGGACGAGATCGTGGAAGATGGCACTGGAAGAAGGCTTTATGCCTGCTCAGACACAAGCTACTGTGAAAAAAGAATGGAGGCTATCAGACATGCGGGTAGTTCTAAGAGTTTCTAA
- a CDS encoding alpha-D-ribose 1-methylphosphonate 5-triphosphate diphosphatase, translating to MREFLIERAKVVTPFGILEQGYVLVGEGKILEVGEGQPKYRVKKINAEDMFLLPGLIDTHSDAIEKEVEPRPNTFFPFELSILELDRKLALWGITTVFHAISFADKELGLRSNELAQKLTESILKLRPKLLTNHRIHARLEITNLKGMEYISKLIKERAIDALSIMDHTPGQGQFKEERAYREYLEKTYKMDSESVSTLLKEKLSFREKAMEEIEQFLRNCKEEGITLISHDDDSEEKVRWAYESGITVSEFPTSIEAAKTAKELGMNVCVGSPNVVRGASQYGNLSAKELIKLGYANILCSDYKPSTLIQAIFKLSTEGILPLHEAVKLSTLNPAKAVGLDQKGSIEEGKDADLILVNWDDGFARVAMTIRDGRVIYSDRLC from the coding sequence ATGCGCGAGTTTTTGATTGAAAGGGCAAAGGTTGTTACTCCTTTTGGTATTTTGGAACAAGGATATGTGCTTGTGGGCGAAGGAAAGATTTTGGAGGTAGGAGAGGGTCAGCCAAAATACAGGGTAAAAAAGATAAATGCAGAAGATATGTTCCTCTTACCTGGACTTATAGACACTCACAGCGATGCCATAGAGAAAGAAGTAGAGCCAAGGCCAAACACCTTTTTCCCCTTTGAATTGTCTATCTTAGAGTTGGATAGAAAGTTGGCCCTTTGGGGCATAACTACGGTTTTTCATGCCATCTCCTTTGCGGACAAAGAGCTTGGTTTAAGAAGCAACGAACTTGCACAAAAATTAACGGAAAGCATCCTTAAACTAAGACCAAAACTTTTGACAAATCACAGGATTCACGCAAGGCTTGAAATAACCAATCTGAAAGGCATGGAATATATAAGCAAACTGATAAAAGAACGTGCCATAGACGCTTTGTCCATCATGGATCACACGCCAGGGCAGGGACAGTTTAAAGAAGAAAGGGCTTATAGAGAGTATTTAGAAAAAACCTATAAGATGGATTCAGAAAGCGTAAGCACTCTGCTAAAAGAAAAGCTATCTTTTAGAGAAAAGGCTATGGAAGAGATTGAGCAATTTCTTAGGAACTGTAAAGAAGAAGGGATAACTTTGATTTCTCACGATGATGACAGCGAAGAAAAGGTTAGATGGGCCTACGAAAGTGGCATTACTGTATCAGAGTTTCCCACAAGCATAGAAGCGGCAAAAACAGCCAAAGAGCTTGGAATGAACGTATGCGTGGGGTCTCCAAACGTGGTAAGAGGAGCATCTCAGTATGGAAACCTAAGCGCAAAGGAGCTTATTAAACTTGGCTACGCTAACATCCTATGCTCAGACTACAAACCATCTACACTGATTCAAGCAATATTCAAGCTCAGCACGGAGGGCATACTTCCTCTTCACGAGGCGGTAAAGCTAAGCACCTTAAACCCAGCAAAAGCGGTAGGTTTAGATCAAAAAGGAAGTATTGAGGAAGGTAAGGACGCAGACCTGATTTTGGTAAATTGGGATGATGGCTTTGCAAGGGTTGCTATGACAATCAGAGATGGAAGGGTTATATATTCGGACAGGCTATGTTGA
- a CDS encoding glycosyltransferase, whose translation MRLEKYIPIVGEEIINEIVILAKRLKDIRVLHVNSTYKGGGVAEILRGLVPLMNELDVKTDWKVFEGDERFFNFTKKLHNMLHLPLEETITSEEFVYYLKVVYENLTKIDFSNYDVVIVHDPQPIGLVVNKERGQKWIWRCHIDTSTPTPTAWDFVRKFLGSYDAAIFHLPEFVYEKMDLPVYIIQPSIDPLHPKNVEIPDEEVKDTLIKFGVDPEIPIILQVSRFDRLKDPFGALEAFKMVRKNFKCQMVFVGGYAPDDPEGETVYKELLNLTAEEKDVFVLNLPPDSHREVNAFQRGATVVIQKSIREGFGLVVSEAMWKEKPVVGANVGGIRRQIVHGITGFLVESAEGAALRIKQLLSSDSLRKDMGYHAKERVKHRYLITRHLRDYLLIIHKILSAS comes from the coding sequence ATGAGGTTAGAAAAATACATACCCATCGTTGGAGAAGAGATAATAAACGAGATTGTAATTTTAGCTAAGAGGTTAAAGGATATAAGGGTTTTGCATGTAAATTCTACCTATAAAGGTGGTGGGGTTGCGGAGATATTAAGGGGTTTGGTTCCTTTGATGAACGAGCTTGATGTAAAAACTGATTGGAAGGTCTTTGAAGGAGATGAAAGGTTCTTTAACTTTACAAAAAAGCTTCACAACATGCTTCATCTCCCTTTAGAGGAAACAATTACAAGCGAGGAGTTTGTGTATTATCTTAAGGTCGTCTATGAAAACTTAACTAAGATTGATTTTTCCAACTACGATGTGGTGATAGTGCATGATCCTCAACCTATAGGTCTTGTAGTGAATAAAGAAAGGGGGCAAAAGTGGATTTGGCGGTGTCACATTGACACCTCCACCCCTACTCCAACCGCTTGGGACTTCGTTAGAAAATTTTTAGGTTCCTACGATGCAGCCATTTTCCACCTGCCGGAGTTTGTGTATGAAAAAATGGACCTACCAGTATACATCATTCAACCTTCAATAGATCCCCTTCATCCAAAAAATGTTGAAATTCCGGATGAAGAAGTGAAAGATACTTTGATTAAGTTTGGTGTAGATCCTGAAATACCTATTATCCTACAGGTTTCCCGCTTTGACAGACTGAAGGATCCCTTTGGAGCCTTAGAAGCCTTCAAAATGGTAAGAAAAAATTTTAAATGTCAGATGGTGTTTGTGGGAGGATATGCCCCAGATGACCCTGAGGGAGAAACTGTTTACAAAGAGCTTTTAAATTTGACCGCTGAAGAAAAGGATGTATTCGTTTTAAATCTCCCACCGGATAGCCACAGGGAAGTAAATGCCTTTCAAAGGGGAGCCACTGTGGTGATCCAAAAGTCTATCAGAGAAGGTTTTGGACTTGTGGTTTCTGAAGCCATGTGGAAAGAGAAGCCAGTTGTTGGAGCAAACGTGGGGGGAATAAGGAGACAGATTGTGCATGGTATTACTGGATTTTTGGTAGAAAGCGCAGAAGGTGCTGCCTTGAGAATCAAACAGCTTTTATCAAGCGATAGCCTAAGAAAAGATATGGGATATCACGCAAAGGAAAGGGTTAAACACCGCTACCTTATCACCCGCCATCTAAGAGACTATCTTTTGATTATTCATAAAATCCTTTCTGCTTCTTAG
- a CDS encoding ATP-binding cassette domain-containing protein, translated as MRVVLRVSNLTKIHGRGCPECLSLTGPEHETNLCKRCGSVVACANVSFELYEGEILGILGESGSGKSTVIKLLNFEMEPTFGEAYLYNVRGAEWANGKNLFSLNSYQKRMLKNKVISVVYQNPLLGLNANVSAAGNVAERLLVSGWRNYSLINARVESLLEKMEFPIQRMKDLPKSLSGGMQQRVQIAKALANEPSILLLDEPTTGLDLSVQARVLDLIRKLHRELNLSMIFVSHDLRVINLLADRVIVMKLGRIVEMGLTDQILNDPQHEYTQLLVSSQL; from the coding sequence ATGCGGGTAGTTCTAAGAGTTTCTAATCTGACTAAAATTCATGGCAGGGGCTGTCCCGAGTGTCTTTCTCTTACGGGACCAGAACACGAAACAAACCTTTGCAAAAGGTGTGGTTCTGTAGTTGCCTGTGCTAATGTGTCCTTTGAGCTCTACGAAGGAGAGATTTTGGGCATCTTGGGAGAAAGCGGTTCCGGAAAAAGCACAGTGATAAAGCTTTTAAACTTTGAAATGGAGCCAACCTTTGGAGAGGCTTACCTTTACAATGTTAGAGGGGCAGAGTGGGCAAATGGTAAGAACCTCTTTTCTTTAAACTCCTACCAAAAAAGGATGCTAAAAAACAAGGTCATCAGTGTAGTCTATCAAAATCCATTGCTTGGTCTAAATGCAAACGTAAGCGCCGCAGGAAATGTAGCGGAAAGACTGCTCGTCTCAGGTTGGAGAAACTACAGCCTTATAAACGCCAGAGTTGAATCCCTTTTGGAAAAGATGGAGTTTCCAATTCAAAGGATGAAGGACCTTCCTAAGAGCTTAAGCGGGGGAATGCAACAGAGGGTGCAGATAGCAAAAGCTCTTGCCAACGAGCCTTCCATCCTTCTTTTGGACGAGCCAACCACTGGCTTGGACCTTTCTGTGCAAGCAAGGGTCCTTGACCTGATAAGAAAGCTCCACCGAGAGCTAAACCTTTCAATGATCTTTGTTTCTCACGACTTGAGGGTGATAAACCTTTTGGCGGATAGAGTTATTGTTATGAAGCTTGGTAGAATCGTGGAGATGGGACTCACAGATCAAATACTCAACGACCCTCAGCACGAATATACACAACTTTTAGTATCATCTCAACTTTAG
- a CDS encoding phosphonate C-P lyase system protein PhnL → MLLKVENLSKNFELKVGQRKTIEGINGISFELEEGEFLALYGPSGAGKSTILKCIYRTYIPTEGHILYNSYKYGLVALERAPDWQIIELRRREIGYVSQFFSVIPRVSAVDIVAEPLVRYFGLDEKEAREKAEWLLRRLGIPSNLLDAYPSTFSGGEQQKVNIARAIIWKPRLLLLDEPTASLDERSARIVLEILKELKEEGVGMIGIFHNKDHLKAIADRILEVRKHARVFD, encoded by the coding sequence ATGCTTTTGAAGGTAGAGAACTTATCAAAAAACTTTGAGCTTAAGGTAGGTCAAAGAAAGACAATAGAGGGCATCAACGGAATAAGCTTTGAGTTGGAAGAAGGGGAGTTTTTGGCTCTTTATGGACCAAGTGGAGCGGGCAAAAGCACCATCCTAAAGTGCATATACCGCACTTATATACCAACAGAGGGTCATATTCTTTACAACTCTTACAAATACGGATTGGTCGCTTTAGAAAGGGCTCCCGACTGGCAAATAATAGAGCTAAGAAGGAGAGAGATAGGATACGTCTCCCAGTTTTTCAGCGTTATTCCCAGGGTGTCTGCGGTGGATATAGTGGCGGAACCTCTTGTTAGATACTTTGGGTTAGATGAGAAGGAAGCAAGAGAGAAGGCAGAATGGCTCTTAAGGAGGCTTGGCATACCATCCAATCTGCTTGATGCCTATCCTTCCACCTTTAGCGGTGGAGAACAGCAGAAGGTAAATATCGCCAGAGCTATAATATGGAAGCCAAGACTTCTGCTTCTTGACGAGCCTACCGCTTCTTTGGACGAGAGATCCGCAAGGATAGTACTGGAAATTCTAAAGGAGTTAAAGGAAGAGGGAGTGGGAATGATAGGTATATTCCACAACAAAGATCACCTGAAAGCAATTGCAGATAGAATCTTGGAGGTGAGAAAACATGCGCGAGTTTTTGATTGA